The Pseudonocardia broussonetiae DNA segment ATCGAGCGCCTCGGCATCCGCCGCTGACCCGCCAGGGCCGGGCCGCCTGACGCGGCCCGGCCCGCCCCACAACTCCACCGCACCCCCGCGCCCGGCAGCAGATCCGCCGGTCCTCGGTAGTGGCCCCCGGGAGCCGAGACGAACCGACACGGCGTCCCGAGGGCTTCGATCGAAGGCCGGCCCGACGAGGATCACCGGGGCAGGGGCTGACATCTCACGAGGAGATGCACCTTGACCGACCCCATCGACGACGCTGTCCACGAGACGACCGCCGTCATCGACAACGGGAGCTTCGGCTCCCGCACCGTCCGGTTCGAGACCGGGCGCCTCGCGCGCCAGGCCGCCGGCTCCGTCGTCGCCTACCTCGACGACGAGACCATGCTGCTGTCGGCCACCACGGCGTCGAAGCACCCCAAGGAGCACTTCGACTTCTTCCCCCTCACGGTGGACGTCGAGGAGCGCATGTACGCGATCGGCAAGATCCCCGGCTCGTTCTTCCGCCGCGAGGGTCGCCCCAGCACCGACGCGATCCTGACCTGCCGCCTGATCGACCGGCCGCTGCGCCCGTCGTTCGTCGACGGCCTGCGCAACGAGATCCAGATCGTCGTCACGGTGATGAGCCTGGACCCGCAGGACCCCTACGACGCCCTGGCGATCAACGCCGCGTCGGCGTCCACGCAGCTGTCCGGCCTGCCGTTCTCGGGCCCGATCGGTGGCGTGCGCATCGCCCTGATCGACGGCCAGTGGATCGCGTTCCCGCAGCACGACGACCTCAAGCGTGCCGTGTTCGACATGGTCGTCGCGGGCCGCATCGTCGGTGATGACGTCGCGATCATGATGGTCGAGGCCGAGGCCACCGTCGAGACCAACAACCTCGTCGCCGAGGGTGCCCAGGCGCCCACCGAGGAGGTCGTCGCGGCCGGACTGGAGGCGGCGAAGCCGTTCATCCGCAGCCTGTGCGTGGCGCAGCAGCAGCTCGCCGACGTGGCCGCCAAGCCCACGCGCGAGTTCCCGACGTTCCCGGCCTACCAGCCCGACGTCTTCGACGCCGTCGAGGCCCAGGGCGGGTCCGACCTCGCCGCCGCGCTGACGATCGGCGGCAAGCAGGAGCGCGAGGCCAAGCTCGACGAGGTCAAGCTCTCCGTGCTCTCCGCCCTCGAGGGCAAGTTCGAGGGCCGCGAGAAGGAGCTCGGCGCGGCGTTCCGCTCGCTGAACAAGAAGCTCGTGCGCCAGCGCATCCTGCGCGACCAGGTCCGCATCGACGGCCGCGGCATCACCGACATCCGGCCGCTCTCGGCCGAGGTCGAGGTCATCCCGCGCGCCCACGGCTCGGCGCTGTTCGAGCGCGGCGAGACCCAGATCATGGGCGTCACCACGCTCAACATGCTGCGCATGGAGCAGCAGATCGACTCGCTGGGGCCGGAGACGCACAAGCGCTACCTGCACCACTACAACTTCCCGCCGTACTCGACCGGTGAGACCGGTCGCGTCGGGTCGCCGAAGCGCCGCGAGATCGGCCACGGCGCGCTGGCCGAGCGGGCGCTGCTGCCCGTGCTGCCCACGCGCGAGGAGTTCCCGTACGCGATCCGCCAGGTCTCCGAGGCGCTGGGCTCCAACGGCTCCACGTCGATGGGCTCGGTCTGCGCCTCCACGATGTCGCTCTACAACGCCGGCGTGCCGCTCAAGGCGCCGGTCGCGGGCATCGCGATGGGCCTGGTCACCGACACCGTCGACGGCGAGACGCGCTACGTCGCCCTGACCGACATCCTCGGTGCCGAGGACGCGTTCGGCGACATGGACTTCAAGGTCGCGGGCACGCCGGAGTTCGTCACGGCGCTGCAGCTCGACACGAAGCTCGACGGCATCCCGTCGGCGGTCCTGGCCGGGGCGCTGTCCCAGGCCAAGGACGCCCGCATGACGATCCTCGAGGTCATCGGCGAGGCGATCGACCGCCCCGACGAGATGAGCCGGTTCGCGCCGCGCGTCATCGCGATCAAGATCCCGGTCGACAAGATCGGCGAGCTGATCGGCCCGAAGGGCAAGATGATCAACTCGATCACCGAGCAGACCGGTGCCGACATCTCGATCGACGACGACGGCACCGTCTACGTCGGCGCCTCCGACGGCGAGTCGGCGGACGCCGCGATCGGCATGGTCAACGCCATCGCCAACCCGCAGCTGCCGAAGATCGGCGAGCGCTTCCTGGGCACGGTCGTCAAGACCGCCGCCTTCGGCGCGTTCGTCTCGCTGGTGCCCGGCAAGGACGGCCTCGTCCACATCTCGAAGCTGGGCAACGGCAAGCGGATCAACAAGGTCGAGGACGTCGTGAACGTCGGCGACAAGATCCGCGTCGAGGTCTCCGACATCGACAACCGCGGCAAGATCAGCCTGCTGCCGGTCGTCGAGGACGCCGCCCCCGCGGGCGACGTCACCGTGCCGGCCGAGCCCGCCGAGGTCACGTCCTCTTGACCGACCTGGTCACGCCGGGAACGGGGCTCGTCCCCGTTCCCGGCGTTTCTCGTTCCCACCTCGGCGGCGGCCTGCGGGTCGTCTCCGAGGCGGTGCCCGGCGTGCGCTCGGTGTCGATCGGCGTGTGGATCGGCGTCGGCTCGCGCGACGAGTCCGAGACGCAGGCGGGCGCGGCGCACTACCTCGAGCACCTGCTGTTCAAGGGCACGTCGACGCGGACGGCCGCGCAGATCGCCGAGGACGTCGACGCCGTCGGCGGGGAGCTCAACGCGTTCACCGCGAAGGAGCACACCTGCTACTACGCGCAGGTCCTCGACACCGACCTGGCACTGGCCGTGGACGTGCTCGCCGGGGTCGTCACCGACGCCGTGATGGCGCCGGCCGACGTCGAGGTCGAGCGCAGCGTGGTGCTCGAGGAGATCGCGATCCGCGACGACGACCCCGAGGACCTGCTCGGCGAGCTGTTCGACGAGACGCTGTTCGGCGGGCACCCGCTGGGGCGCCCGGTGATCGGGTCCGAGGAGTCGATCACGGGGATGCGGCGCGAGACGCTGCACGACTTCTGGCGCGGGGAGTACACGACGCCGCGGATGGTCGTCGCGGCCGCGGGCAACCTCGACCACGACGTGCTGGTCGCGCTCGTGGAGGAGGCCTTCGCGGCGGCCGCGGCGCGGGCGGGGTCGGTGCCGCCGGTGCCGCCGCGCGCGTCCGGCGTCGCCGTGCTGGAGAGCGGCCCGCGGCTGGTGCTGCGGGGCGAGGACACCGAGCAGGCGCACGTCATGCTCGGCGTCCCCGGGATCTCGCGGCACGACCCGCGGCGCAGCGCACTGGGCGTGCTCAACACCGCGCTCGGCGGCGGGCCCAGCTCCCGGCTGTTCCAGCAGGTCCGCGAGCAGCGCGGGCTCGCGTACTCGGTGTACTCCGGGCTGTCGAGCTACACCGACGCCGGCATCCTCAGCGTCTACGCCGGGTGCGCGCCGGAGCGGCTCGACGAGGTCACGACCGTGATCCGCGACGTCCTCGCCGACGTCGCCGCGCACGGCCTCTCCCCGGTCGAGGTCGCGCGCGCCCAGGGCAACCTGCGCGGCGGGCTCGTCCTCGGGCTGGAGGACACGCCGTCGCGGATGAACCGCCTCGGCCGCGCCGAGCTCGACCACGGCCGCCAGCGCAGCATCGCCGAGAGCCTCGACCGGATCGCCGCGGTCACCCCCGAGCAGGTGTCGGAGGTGGCGCGCGACCTGCTGTCGGTGCCGCTGACGGCCGCGGTCGTGGGTCCGTACGACGAGGAGTCCGACCTCCCCGACGTGCTGCGCGCGCTGGCCTGACCGCTACCGGCCGCCCCGGGCGTACGCGCCCGGGCTGCGGCCGAAGTGGCGGCGGAACGCGTCGACGAACCCCGCCCGTGACGAGAACCCGGCGCGGCGCCCGGCGCTGGCCACCGGCAGGCCGTCGGCCAGCATCGGCAGCGCCGCGCGCAGCCGCACCTGCGTGCGCCAGTCGGTGAACGTCATCCCCGTGCCCGCCACGAACGCCCGCCGCAGCGTGCTGACGCTCGTGCTGAGCTGGGCGGCCCAGTCCTCCAGCGTGCGCGGGTCGGCGGGTGCGGCCACGAGGTGCACGGCGACCACGCGGGCGCGCGGGTCGTCGGGCATCGGCACGGCGACGCCCGGGTCGGGCACCTGCCGCACCAGCGCGAAGAACAGGCTGCGCGCCTGCTCCTCGACCTCGGCGTGCACGCCCGCCCCGGCGAGGGCCAGCGTGAGCTCGCGCAGCAGCGGGGTCATGTCGAGCACCGTCGGCTCGGTCCAGTCCAGCGGGCAGGCCTCGGGGCGGACGTAGACGCAGTGCAGCGCCGACGGCGGCCGGTTGCGCGTGTCGTGCGGGACGCCGCCGGGAACGAACAGCGCCCGGGTCGGCGGGAGCACGTAGGTGCGGTCGCCGGCGACGGCGGTCGTGCGCCCGTCGCCGACCCAGATGATCTGGTGCTCGCGGTGGTGGTGCAGCCCCCAGCCGCCGGGCTCGTCGCGGCCGAAGCGGCAGACCCACATGTCGAGCTCGTCGGTGTCCTCGTGGACGTCGAGCGCCGAGGTCATCCGGCCTCCCTGCGGTGACCGCCGAGCGGTCCGGGGTGAACGCTCGGCGGGTCGATCCGAGCTGGTGGTGAGGTTAGCCTAACCGTCGTGTCCGTCCTGACGAGAACGTCCTGCGCGCTGGTGCTGCTCGCCGCCGTGGCCTGCGCCCCCGCCGCCCCCGCCCCCGAGGCCGCCGCCCCCGCCGCCGGGGCCTTCCCGGTCACCGTCACGCACGCGTTCGGAGAGACGGTCGTGCCGGCCGAGCCGGTGCGCGTCGTGACCGCCGGGCTCACCGAGCAGGACGTCGTGCTGGCACTGGGCGTCACGCCCGTCGGGGTCACCGAGTGGTACGGCGACCAGCCCTACGCCACCTGGCCCTGGGCCCAGGACGAGCTCGGCGGTGCGACGCCCGAGGTGCTGTCGGTCGCCGACACCTTCGAGTACGAGAAGATCGCCGGTCTGGCCCCCGACCTCATCGTCGCCGTCAACGCCGGTCTCGACCAGGCGTCCTACGACCGGCTCTCGGCCATCGCGCCGACCGTCGCGCAGCCCACCGACGGCCCGTCGAACTTCGCGCCCTGGGACGCGCAGACACTGATCGTCGGGCAGGCGCTGGGCCGCGCCGACGAGGCGCAGGCGCTGATCACCGGTATCAAGGACCGGTTCGCGGCCGAGGCGGCCGCGCACCCGCAGTTCGCCGGCGTCCCCGCCGTGTTCCTGCAGGCGCCCTACTACGACGGCTCCGCGATCGCCTACCAGGACGGGCTGAGCACCGAGTTCCTCACCGACCTCGGCTTCGTGGTGCCGTCGGAGATCGACCGGTTCGCGCCGGAGGGGGACACCGCGCAGGCCTACATCCCGCTGGAGAACCTCGGCGTCCTCGACAGCGCCGACGTCCTGCTCTGGGCCACCGAGGACACCACCGCCCGCGCCGAGCTGGAGGCGCAGCCCCTCTACCGCCAGCTCGCCGCCGTGCGCGGGGGCAACCTGGTCTTCACCTACGGCGAGCTCGCCGGGGCGATCTACTTCGCCACCCCGCTGAGCCTGCCGTACGTGCTCGACCGGCTGGTGCCGCTGCTGGACCGGGCCGTGGCGGGCGACCCGGAGACCGTGCCCGCGCCCTGACCCGGCGTGCGATGCTGCGCCGGTGAGCGTCGAGACCCTGATCGCGGGCGTGCTGATCGTTGCGGGCATCGTCGGGATCCTGCTGCCGGTGCTGCCGGGGCTGATCCTGGTGCTCGCCGGCGTGGCGGTGTGGGCGGTGCCGCGCAACGACGCCGTCGGGTGGACGGTGCTGGGCCTCGCGGTCGCGATCGTGGTGGCCGGCACCGTCGCGAAGTACCTGCTGCCCGGGCGGCGGCTGCGCGACTCCGGGGTGCCGGGGCGCACGATCGCCGCGGGCGGGGTGCTGGGCGTCGTCGGGTTCTTCGTGGTCCCGGTCGTCGGCCTGTTCCTCGGGTTCGTGCTCGGCGTCTACCTGGCCGAGCGCGCCCGGCTCCGCGAGCACGCGCAGGCCTGGCCCTCCACGCGCGGTGCGCTCGCGGCCGTCGGCTGGAGCATCGTCATCGAGCTGCTGACCGCCCTGCTGGCCACCGGGGTGTGGATCGGCGGGCTCGTCCTCGGCTGACGGTGACGGTGGTCGGCCCTAGGCTGGCGCGCATGACGATCAGGGTGGGCGTGCTCGGCGCGCGCGGGCGGATGGGTGCCGAGGTGTGCCGCGCGGTCACCGCCGCCGAGGGCATGGAGCTGGTGGCGCAGGTCGACGAGGGCGACGCGCTGACGCTGCTCACCGACGCGGGCGCCGAGGTCGCCGTCGACTTCACCCACCCCGGCGTCGCGCTCGACAACGTCGCGTTCTGCGTCGACCACGACATCGCCGCCGTCGTCGGCACGAGCGGGTTCGGCGCCGACAAGCTCGACACCGTGCGCGGCTGGCTCTCCGCGCGGGCCGGGCACGTCCTCGTCGCCCCGAACTTCGGCGTCGGCGCGGTGCTGATGATGCGCTTCGCCGAGCAGGCCGCCCGGTTCTTCGAGTCCGTGGAGATCATCGAACTGCACCACGAGCGCAAGGTCGACGCCCCGTCGGGCACGGCGGTGAGCACGGCGTCGCGGATCGCGGCGGCCCGCGCCGGGATGGGCCCGGTGCCCGACGCCACGACCAGCGAGGTCGACGGGGCGCGCGGCGCCGTCGTCGACGGGGTGCACGTGCACTCGGTGCGGATGCCGGGCCTCGTCGCGCACCAGGAGGTCATCCTGGGGATGGCGGGGGAGACGCTCACGCTGCGCCACGACTCGATCGACCGCGCGGGCTTCATGCCCGGCGTCGTCCTGGCCGTGCGGGGGGTCCGGGAGCACCCGGGCCTGACGGTGGGGCTGGAGAGCCTGCTCGGCCTCTGAGCAGCGGTCCCTAGCCCAGCTCGAGGTCCAGCGAACCCGTCATGCGGATCTCGCGGAGCGTGCCGGCACCGGTGTCGAGCGCGCGCACGCCGCCGTCGGCCTCCCAGCCGGCGCGGGCGTAGAACCGGCGCGACGCCTCGTCGGGCTCGGGCACCCAGGCCAGCCCGTACAGGGCGCCCGCCCCGCGCAGGTGCTCGGCCGCCGTGGCGAGCAGGCGCCCCGCGTGCCCGCGGCGGCCCCACCGCGGCTCCACCAGCAGCGCGCCGATCTCGCCCCAGGCCTGCTCGGGCGTCGCGGCCCCCTCGGGCGGCAGGGCGGCGGCGGCCGCGCAGAACCCGACGGTCCACTCGCCCTCGGTGGCCACGAGCACGTGCCCGTCCCCACCCTCGACGGCGGCGGTCCACGCGGCGCGCGCGCCCGGCCCGCGCAGCTGCGCGAGCGCCTCGGCCGGGACGAACGCGGAGTACGCGGCCTCCCAGGTGTCGCCCTGGATGCGCACGATCTCGGCGACGTCGGCGGGCGTGGCGGCACGGACCGCGGCGATGGCCATGGCGCATGGATACCCCACCGGACCGCCCGGCACGGCAGGGGGTCGGCGGCCGTGGCACCGTCGCGGGGGTGTCGAGCCGTCGCGTCGCCTGGGCCGCCCTCGGGGTGGTCTACGTCCTGTGGGGATCGACCTACCTGGCCAACCGCCTGATCATCACCGACGTCCCGCCGCTGCTGTCGGGCGGTGTGCGGTTCGCGGTCGGCGGGGGGCTGCTGGCCGTGGTCGTCGCCGTGGTGGCGGGGCCCTCGGCGCTGCGGATGACGCGCGCCCAGTTCGGCACCACCGCGCTGTCGGGGGTCCTGCTGCCCGCGTGGGGCAACGGGATCGTGACGCTCGGGCAGCAGCACGTGTCGTCGGGCCTCGCGGCGCTGCTGATCGCGGCCGTGCCGCTCTACATCGTCGTGCTCCGCGCGCTCACCGGCGACCGCCCGCGCCCGGCGACCGTCGGCGGCGTCGCCGTCGGGGTGGTGGGCCTCGCGCTGCTCGTGCTGACCGGGTCGTCGGGGTCGGGCGGCACCGTCGGCAGCGCCTGGTGGGGGCCGTGGCTGATCCTGCTGGCCGGCCTGGGCTGGGCGACGGGCACGTTCGCGACGACCCGGCTGCCCGTGCCGCCCAATCCGTTCGCGCTGGCCGCGGTGCAGATGCTCGTCGGCGGTGCGGTGCTGCTGGCCGTCAGCCTGGGCAAGGGCGACCGCCTGGACCCCGCCGCCGTCTCGCCCGTCGCCTGGTGGGCGTGGGCGTACATGATGGTCGTCGTGTCGCTGGGCGCGTTCAGCGCCTACGCCTACGCGCTGGCGTCGCTGCCGGTGTCGACCGTCGCGACCTACGCCTACGTCAACCCGGTCATCGCCGTGCTGCTCGGCGTGCTGGTGGTGGGGGAGCGGTTCACGGCGCTGCAGCTCGTCGGCGGGGCGGTGGTGGTGTGCTCCGTGGTGCTGGTCATCGCGGCGGAGCGCGTGGCCTCACGCGTGTAGCCCGAATGGCCTAGTACGCTCCGCGTCAGCCCCCCCTCCCCAGGGCTCGACGAGGAGACCTCCCCCATGCGCAGAACCCCCCTGATCGCCGCCGTGTGCGCCGTCGCCGCCACGGTGCTGGCGGCCGTCCCGGCCGTCGCGTCGGCCTCGCCGTCGAAGTCCGACGTCGTCGAGCTCCCGATCTCCTTCGAGGTCGCCAACACCAACCGCACCGCCGTGCCCTGCGCCTCCGACGGCGCCACGCACACCGTGCGGGGCACGCTCGTCGCCCCGCGCGAGGCCCTGGAGAGCGGCGACGCCGCCACGCTGTACCTGCACGCCGTGACGTGGGGCGAGTACTACTGGCGCTTCCAGGAGGTCCCCGGCTACGACGCCGCGCACCAGCTGGCCGAGGAGGGCCACGTCTCCGTCACGATCGACCGCCTGGGCTACGGCGACAGCGACCGCCCGGCGGGCTACGGCACCTGCATCGGGTCCGAGGCCGACGTCGCAGGGCAGATGGTCGACGCGCTGCGCTCGGGCGACTACGCGCTCGACGGGGCGGAGCCC contains these protein-coding regions:
- a CDS encoding M16 family metallopeptidase; translation: MTDLVTPGTGLVPVPGVSRSHLGGGLRVVSEAVPGVRSVSIGVWIGVGSRDESETQAGAAHYLEHLLFKGTSTRTAAQIAEDVDAVGGELNAFTAKEHTCYYAQVLDTDLALAVDVLAGVVTDAVMAPADVEVERSVVLEEIAIRDDDPEDLLGELFDETLFGGHPLGRPVIGSEESITGMRRETLHDFWRGEYTTPRMVVAAAGNLDHDVLVALVEEAFAAAAARAGSVPPVPPRASGVAVLESGPRLVLRGEDTEQAHVMLGVPGISRHDPRRSALGVLNTALGGGPSSRLFQQVREQRGLAYSVYSGLSSYTDAGILSVYAGCAPERLDEVTTVIRDVLADVAAHGLSPVEVARAQGNLRGGLVLGLEDTPSRMNRLGRAELDHGRQRSIAESLDRIAAVTPEQVSEVARDLLSVPLTAAVVGPYDEESDLPDVLRALA
- the dapB gene encoding 4-hydroxy-tetrahydrodipicolinate reductase, encoding MTIRVGVLGARGRMGAEVCRAVTAAEGMELVAQVDEGDALTLLTDAGAEVAVDFTHPGVALDNVAFCVDHDIAAVVGTSGFGADKLDTVRGWLSARAGHVLVAPNFGVGAVLMMRFAEQAARFFESVEIIELHHERKVDAPSGTAVSTASRIAAARAGMGPVPDATTSEVDGARGAVVDGVHVHSVRMPGLVAHQEVILGMAGETLTLRHDSIDRAGFMPGVVLAVRGVREHPGLTVGLESLLGL
- a CDS encoding GNAT family N-acetyltransferase, whose product is MAIAAVRAATPADVAEIVRIQGDTWEAAYSAFVPAEALAQLRGPGARAAWTAAVEGGDGHVLVATEGEWTVGFCAAAAALPPEGAATPEQAWGEIGALLVEPRWGRRGHAGRLLATAAEHLRGAGALYGLAWVPEPDEASRRFYARAGWEADGGVRALDTGAGTLREIRMTGSLDLELG
- a CDS encoding polyribonucleotide nucleotidyltransferase; this encodes MTDPIDDAVHETTAVIDNGSFGSRTVRFETGRLARQAAGSVVAYLDDETMLLSATTASKHPKEHFDFFPLTVDVEERMYAIGKIPGSFFRREGRPSTDAILTCRLIDRPLRPSFVDGLRNEIQIVVTVMSLDPQDPYDALAINAASASTQLSGLPFSGPIGGVRIALIDGQWIAFPQHDDLKRAVFDMVVAGRIVGDDVAIMMVEAEATVETNNLVAEGAQAPTEEVVAAGLEAAKPFIRSLCVAQQQLADVAAKPTREFPTFPAYQPDVFDAVEAQGGSDLAAALTIGGKQEREAKLDEVKLSVLSALEGKFEGREKELGAAFRSLNKKLVRQRILRDQVRIDGRGITDIRPLSAEVEVIPRAHGSALFERGETQIMGVTTLNMLRMEQQIDSLGPETHKRYLHHYNFPPYSTGETGRVGSPKRREIGHGALAERALLPVLPTREEFPYAIRQVSEALGSNGSTSMGSVCASTMSLYNAGVPLKAPVAGIAMGLVTDTVDGETRYVALTDILGAEDAFGDMDFKVAGTPEFVTALQLDTKLDGIPSAVLAGALSQAKDARMTILEVIGEAIDRPDEMSRFAPRVIAIKIPVDKIGELIGPKGKMINSITEQTGADISIDDDGTVYVGASDGESADAAIGMVNAIANPQLPKIGERFLGTVVKTAAFGAFVSLVPGKDGLVHISKLGNGKRINKVEDVVNVGDKIRVEVSDIDNRGKISLLPVVEDAAPAGDVTVPAEPAEVTSS
- a CDS encoding iron-siderophore ABC transporter substrate-binding protein, producing MSVLTRTSCALVLLAAVACAPAAPAPEAAAPAAGAFPVTVTHAFGETVVPAEPVRVVTAGLTEQDVVLALGVTPVGVTEWYGDQPYATWPWAQDELGGATPEVLSVADTFEYEKIAGLAPDLIVAVNAGLDQASYDRLSAIAPTVAQPTDGPSNFAPWDAQTLIVGQALGRADEAQALITGIKDRFAAEAAAHPQFAGVPAVFLQAPYYDGSAIAYQDGLSTEFLTDLGFVVPSEIDRFAPEGDTAQAYIPLENLGVLDSADVLLWATEDTTARAELEAQPLYRQLAAVRGGNLVFTYGELAGAIYFATPLSLPYVLDRLVPLLDRAVAGDPETVPAP
- a CDS encoding EamA family transporter, which translates into the protein MSSRRVAWAALGVVYVLWGSTYLANRLIITDVPPLLSGGVRFAVGGGLLAVVVAVVAGPSALRMTRAQFGTTALSGVLLPAWGNGIVTLGQQHVSSGLAALLIAAVPLYIVVLRALTGDRPRPATVGGVAVGVVGLALLVLTGSSGSGGTVGSAWWGPWLILLAGLGWATGTFATTRLPVPPNPFALAAVQMLVGGAVLLAVSLGKGDRLDPAAVSPVAWWAWAYMMVVVSLGAFSAYAYALASLPVSTVATYAYVNPVIAVLLGVLVVGERFTALQLVGGAVVVCSVVLVIAAERVASRV
- a CDS encoding DUF456 domain-containing protein, with amino-acid sequence MSVETLIAGVLIVAGIVGILLPVLPGLILVLAGVAVWAVPRNDAVGWTVLGLAVAIVVAGTVAKYLLPGRRLRDSGVPGRTIAAGGVLGVVGFFVVPVVGLFLGFVLGVYLAERARLREHAQAWPSTRGALAAVGWSIVIELLTALLATGVWIGGLVLG
- a CDS encoding helix-turn-helix domain-containing protein; the protein is MTSALDVHEDTDELDMWVCRFGRDEPGGWGLHHHREHQIIWVGDGRTTAVAGDRTYVLPPTRALFVPGGVPHDTRNRPPSALHCVYVRPEACPLDWTEPTVLDMTPLLRELTLALAGAGVHAEVEEQARSLFFALVRQVPDPGVAVPMPDDPRARVVAVHLVAAPADPRTLEDWAAQLSTSVSTLRRAFVAGTGMTFTDWRTQVRLRAALPMLADGLPVASAGRRAGFSSRAGFVDAFRRHFGRSPGAYARGGR